GCTTCGCCTCTGCAACATAAGGAGACTGGCATGAAGAATATCGTGGGCACGGCCATCGGCGCAGCCATCGATCGCCGCGACGGCGACAGCGGTGTGAAGGGCGCAGTCCTGGGCTATGCGGCATCGGGCGCGGTCAAGACCGTCGCCAAATTGGGCACGCTCGCCGCCATCGGCTATGGCCTCGTCAGCCTGGCCCGCAAAGCGGTGCGTCGCTAAAGCGACCGGTCCGGCAGCAGGAGCGAGCTGTCACCATAGCTGTAGAAGCGGTATCCGCTTTTTATGGCATGCGCATAGACAGCTTGCATCCGCTCCGTCCCCATCAACGCACTGACCAGCATGAACAGGGTCGATTTGGGCAGGTGGAAATTGGTCATCAGGCCGTCCACCGCCCGGAATTGATAGCCCGGCGTGATGAAGATGCGCGTTTCGTCGGCGAAGGGGCGGAGTATCCCGTCTTCGTCGGCCGCGCTTTCCAGCAGGCGTAGCGACGTCGTGCCGACCGCGATCAGCCGCCCCCCGGCGGCCCGCGCGGCGTTCAGGCGGTCCGCCGTCGCAGCGTCGATCCGGCCCCATTCGGCATGCATGCGATGATCGTCGGTATCGTCCGCCTTGACCGGCAGGAAGGTGCCCGCGCCCACATGCAGCGTCAGCGTATGCATCGATACGCCCGCAGCGGCGAGCGCCACCATCAGGTCCGGCGTGAAATGCAGCGCAGCAGTCGGCGCGGCGACCGCGCCGTCTTCCCGTGCGAACATGGTCTGGTAATCGCTGCGGTCGCGCTCGTCGGTCGGGCGTTTGCTGGCGATATAGGGCGGCAACGGCATGCGCCCCGCCCGTTCCAGCAAAATCTCGACCGGCTCGTCGCCTTCGAAATCCAGCGTGACCCCGCCATCCTCGTCGCGCGGCCCGGCGATGGCCGTCACGCCCGCCCCGAAATCGATCCGGTCGCCCGCGCGCACCCGCTTGGCATTGCGCAGGAACGCCTGCCACTGGCGCAGGCCCTGCCGCTTGTGCAGCGTCGCGCCGATCCGCGCTTCGCCCCGCAGGCCTTCCAGTTGCGCCGGAATGACCTTCGTGTCGTTGAAGACCAGCACGTCGCCCGCGCGCAGCAGCGACGGCAGGTCGGATACGACATGATCCTGCATGGCGTCGGCACCGGGCACCAGCAGCAACCGGGCGCTGTCGCGCGGCGATGCGGGCCGGAGCGCGATATTCTCGGTCGGCAGGTCGAAATCGAACAAATCTACGCGCATGGCAGTGGTCCGGGCGAACCGGCTCAGTTCTTCTTGG
This window of the Sphingobium sp. CR2-8 genome carries:
- the queA gene encoding tRNA preQ1(34) S-adenosylmethionine ribosyltransferase-isomerase QueA, giving the protein MRVDLFDFDLPTENIALRPASPRDSARLLLVPGADAMQDHVVSDLPSLLRAGDVLVFNDTKVIPAQLEGLRGEARIGATLHKRQGLRQWQAFLRNAKRVRAGDRIDFGAGVTAIAGPRDEDGGVTLDFEGDEPVEILLERAGRMPLPPYIASKRPTDERDRSDYQTMFAREDGAVAAPTAALHFTPDLMVALAAAGVSMHTLTLHVGAGTFLPVKADDTDDHRMHAEWGRIDAATADRLNAARAAGGRLIAVGTTSLRLLESAADEDGILRPFADETRIFITPGYQFRAVDGLMTNFHLPKSTLFMLVSALMGTERMQAVYAHAIKSGYRFYSYGDSSLLLPDRSL